DNA from Helicobacter sp. 11S03491-1:
TTAGATGAAAGCATAGGCAAACTGGAACCCGGGAAAGAGTTAAAATCCTACCCTATATTTAATACTTTTGTTATTGAGATTTCACTCACTCCCAATAGAGGAGATTGCCTTTGTGTGTTAGGAATAGCCAGAGAAATTAGTTGCATTTTTGATTTGCCAATTAGTGATTACAAAGAAATAGATTCCGGGGTTGCTTTAGGAGTGGGCAGAATATTGCAAATTTTTACCGAAGGAAAAATTCAATCCTCTTTACTCTATAAAGTTATTGAAATTAAACAAATAAATACTCCCTTAGAAATTCAGTTGTCTTTAGGACTAAATAATACTTTGCAAAAAAATCCTATTGAAGACATCATTGAATATAGCACTTATATGACTGGGGTGATTCTTAATGCCTATGGCATACAAAATCCCGAAATCATCTCTGTGAATAAAAATAATATAGAGGTTTCTTTATGTATCAAAAAAGATGAAAATGGCTTTGAGGCTGTTTTTTTAGATAAGAAACTTTCTATTATCGGGGTGGGCAATCAAATAGAACAAGATTTTAGTATCTCTCCAAAAATATTCATCATTGAAGCAAGTTATATTGATCCAATCACAATATCTAAACGCCTTCATCAATACAAAATCAAGGAAAACAAAGCTCTCACATACCGATCTACAAGAGGCAGTAACCCGCAACTAGAAACCGGCATTAATTGTTTGTGTAAAATGTTTTCAGATTTCACAAAATGTCTCATCTACTCAGGTACACAAGAAGTCAAACAAGATTATGAAGACACTATTATCAATACAACTTTTAACGCTATTTCCAATATTGTGGGAAAAAAGATTGAAAAAGAAGAAATTGCCAAAATTCTGAAAAGTCTTAATTTTACAATCAAAGCAACTTGCGATGATAATTTTTTCACCATTATTCCGCCAAGCTATCGTCATGACATCAAGACAAAACAAGACGCAGCCGAAGAATTTTTGCGTATTTATGGGATTGAGAATATCCCCCCTATTCCTCATAGTTGTTATGAAACATCCAAACAAAATCCGGGTTATATCCAATATAAAAACCAAAGAAATATAGCAAATCGTGCTTTGGGAATGGGTTTTATTGAGACTATTCATTATTTGTTTTATCAAAAAGATAGACTCATCAATCTGGGGTTTCCTACTTTAAAAGACGAGCTTGATTTGAAAAACCCTATTACCTCTGAACTCAATACTCTAAGAACTTCATTAATTCCTGCAATGCTTGATTCTATTGCAAGAAATAAAAATTTTGGTTACAAAAGCATGAAAATATTTGAAATTGGCAGTATTTATGATGCCAATAGACAAGAACATTCCAGCATTGCTTTTATGGTAAATGGCTTAAAACAAACAGAAATTTATCCTTATCCAAAGGGTGTTATTTGGGATTTTTATGATTTTGCACGAAGTATTTCTTCTATTATTGGTGCCTTTGAACTTAAATCTCTTGACAAAAACCAAATGAACCAAACAATCCACCCTTATCAAAGTGGGACGATCTTTATTGATAATCAACAAGTAGGCATTATCAGCAAACTTAATCCTATTCTTGCAAAAGAAATGGATATTTATGAAGGCTTTTTTTGTGAAATAAATCTGGATGCCCTTATTCAAAAACATATCCTTGCAAAGGAATTTTCAAAGTATCCCTCAAGTCAAAGAGATATGACTGTAATTATTGATGAAAAAATTTCTTTTGAAGAAATACGTGCAAGCATTCTAAATGCTAAAATTAAAAATCTTAAAAATATTTATCCTCTGGATATTTATAAAGATGCCGCTTTAAAATGTCAAATTGCGCTCAGCATTCGCCTTGTTATCCAAGCAATGGAAACAACACTCAAAGAAGAAGATTTAATACAAGTCTTTAAAGAAACATTAGAAATATTACAAGTGCAATTCAATGCCACACTCAAGGAATAATTGTGAGAACAACGCATATCTCTCCGGCTAAACCCTTTGAAATACAACTTGATCATATCGCTGCAGACAAATCCATTTCACATCGATGTGCTATTTTAAGTCTATTAAGCGACAAACCTTCTTATATCCAAAACTACCTTTTAGGGGAAGATACTCTTCACACCCTGGACATTGCTAAACAACTTGGTTTAGAAGTAGAAACTCTAGCCAACAATCAAATGAAATTCACCCCTCCAAAAAAAGGATTACAAGAACCTGATAATATCCTTGATTGTGGCAATTCCGGAACAGCAATCCGATTATATACAGGATTGCTTTCAGGTCAAAAAGGTTATTTTGTCTTAAGCGGAGATATTTATCTGAGATCACGTCCCATGCAGCGAGTTATCAATCCCCTGGAAGATATTGGAGCAAAAATCTATGCAAGAAAAGAAAATTCCCTAGCTCCCATTACAATCATAGGGAAAAAACTCAAACATTTTTCTTATAAAAGTCCCATTTCATCTGCCCAAGTCAAAAGTGCAATGATTTTGGCTGCATTAAATACCAATGAAATTTCAGATTATACAGAACCTGCCTTAAGTCGTGATCATACAGAAAATATGCTCAAGGGCATGGGAGCAAATATTATAAGCGCTGAAGAGAAAATTCAAATTTCTCCTCTTATACATCCGCTTACTCCCCTAAACCTTTGCATTCCGGCAGATCCTTCAAGCGCTTTTTTCTTTGCCTTAGCCGGGGCTATTATCCCAAATAGCAAAATATTATTAAAAAATGTCCTTCTTAACAAAACAAGAATTGAAGCTTTTGAGATACTCAAAAAAATGGGGACACACATTGAATACACTACAACTAACCAAGATTATGAGAGCATAGGAGATATTTATGTAGAACAAAGACCACTTCAAAGTATTGTGATAGAAAAAAATATCTCTTGGCTTATTGATGAACTCCCTGCTTTGAGTATTGCAATGGCAATGGCAAAAGGAAGAAGTGAAGTCAAAAATGCACAAGAACTTCGCGTAAAAGAATCAGACAGAATCAAAGCAGTCATTCACAACCTCATCCAAATGGGTATTGAATGTCAAGAATATGAAGATGGCTATACCATACAAGGAGGAGAACTTAAACCTGCTTTGATAGAAAGTTTTGGGGATCATCGTATTGCCATGAGTTTTGCAATTGCAGGGCTTATATGTGGAGCAAAAATCAAAGATTCCGGATGCATTGATGTTTCATTTCCGAATTTTCTAAAACTTCTCGAAAAACTTACAAAAATCCACAATACATGAAGGATGAGAACAAGTAAATGAAAATAAAATTAGCTAAAAATTATGGATTTTGTTTTGGAGTAAAACGCGCCATTCAAATTGCCGAAAAAACCAAAGATAGCATCACATTAGGTCCCCTCATCCACAACCCCAAAGAGATTTCCAGACTTGAATTAAAATTTGGTGTTAAGGTTGAAGAAAATACACAAGAAATTACCAATGGACAAAATGTAATTATCAGAACCCATGGCATACCCAAAGGCGATCTTGAGTATCTCAAAACCAAAGATATTCAAATTACAGATGCAACTTGCCCTTATGTAACTAAGCCTCAAAAAATTGTAGAATCCATGAGTAAAGAAGGTTATCAAATTATTATTTTTGGGGATAAAACCCATCCTGAAGTCAAAGGAGTGATGAGTTACTCTATCACGCAGCCTCTTGTAATCAGCTCATTAGAAGAACTCAAAGAGATAAAAATCAAAAAAAAAGTAGCCCTCGTATCTCAAACCACCAAGCAAGCAGACAATTTACTCCAAATTGCTTCTCACTTAATCACACATTGCTATGAAGCAAGAATATTTAATACTATTTGTAACGCGACTTTCGACAACCAAGAATCAGCCAGAGAACTTAGCAAAGAAGTCGATATAATGGTTATTGTTGGAGGAAAAAGCTCCTCAAACACAAAACAACTTTTAAACATTGCGCTTCAAAATTGCCCTGATAGCTATTTGGTCGAAGATGAAAATGACTTGCAGACACAATGGTTTGAAGGAAAAAATATCTGTGGGATTACTGCCGGAGCCTCTACACCGGATTGGATTATAGACAAGGTAAAAGAAAAAATTTTATCCTTATAAAAAATTTCAAATTCTCATCCTAAATTTATGCCTTTAAAAGGAAACAGAAGCTAAAATACAAAAAAATCAAAATTTTAAAGGCAGCAGATGAAAGTGGTTTTAGAAAATTTGGAAGACTTCGAAGAAGGCGAAGACTTTGCAAAACTTTTGGAAGAGAGTGAAAAATCCTATGATAGTGGCACAATCAAAGAAGGTGTAATTGTTTCTATAAATGATGAATATGCAATGATAGATGTAGGAGAAAAAATTGAAGGCAGGCTTAATATTTCTGAAATTAAAGATGCTAAAGACAATTTTTTATTTAACCAAGGGGATAAAATACTTATCCATGTATCACAAGGTAGAGGAGAAAGACCCAACATTTCCCATAAAAAAGCCATCCGAAATCAAAAAATAAAAGAAAAAATTCAAGAATTAGGCCAAGATTATAAAGATAAAGTTATTGAAGGAAAAATTATCAAAAAAAATAAAGGTGGTTATGTTGTAGAGTCAGAAGGAATTGAGTATTTTATGCCTAAATTCAACTCTTCTTTAAAAGATGATGCAAAAAACATTGATAAAAAAATCAAAGCTTGTATCGTTAATATTCGTCCTGAAGACGACTCTATTATCATATCTCGAAAAAGATTTTTTGAACTTGATGACAAAAATCAATCTGAAGGGGCAAAAAAACTTGTACAATCCAATCAAATCCACAATGGAATAGTAAAAAATATTACCGCATTTGGCATGTTTATTGAAATTGGGGGAGTCGAAGGATTGGTTCATTATACAGAAATCAGTCATAGAGGACCTATAAATCCTGCTAAATATTACAAAGAAGGCGATCATGTCCAAGTCAAGGCAATAGCTTATGATGAAGCAAAAAAACGACTTTCCTTATCCATCAAGGCTATTGGTGAAGATCCATGGAAAGAAATTCAAAAAGAATTAAAAACAGGTTATGCAATCAAAGTAGTTGTTAGCAATATAGAGCCCTATGGTGCATTTGTAGATATAGGCAATGACATAGAAGGTTTTTTACATATTTCTGAAATTTCATGGAACAAAGATATCAAACATCCGGGAGATTACCTCAAAATTGGTCAAGAAATTGATGTAGAAGTTATTGAGATTGATTCGCAAAATAGGCGTCTGCGTGTTTCTCTAAAAAAATTACTTCCAAAACCCTTCAATGATTTTGTCAAAAACTATCAACCCGGAGATCTCATCAATGGAAAAGTTGCAACACTAACTGACTTTGGCGCATTTATAAATTTTGGCGGGGTTGATGGTCTGCTCCATAACGAAGATGCTTTTTGGGACAAAACCAAAAGATGTAAAGATATTTATAAGATAGGTCAAGAAATTGAAGTAAGA
Protein-coding regions in this window:
- the aroA gene encoding 3-phosphoshikimate 1-carboxyvinyltransferase → MRTTHISPAKPFEIQLDHIAADKSISHRCAILSLLSDKPSYIQNYLLGEDTLHTLDIAKQLGLEVETLANNQMKFTPPKKGLQEPDNILDCGNSGTAIRLYTGLLSGQKGYFVLSGDIYLRSRPMQRVINPLEDIGAKIYARKENSLAPITIIGKKLKHFSYKSPISSAQVKSAMILAALNTNEISDYTEPALSRDHTENMLKGMGANIISAEEKIQISPLIHPLTPLNLCIPADPSSAFFFALAGAIIPNSKILLKNVLLNKTRIEAFEILKKMGTHIEYTTTNQDYESIGDIYVEQRPLQSIVIEKNISWLIDELPALSIAMAMAKGRSEVKNAQELRVKESDRIKAVIHNLIQMGIECQEYEDGYTIQGGELKPALIESFGDHRIAMSFAIAGLICGAKIKDSGCIDVSFPNFLKLLEKLTKIHNT
- a CDS encoding 4-hydroxy-3-methylbut-2-enyl diphosphate reductase yields the protein MKIKLAKNYGFCFGVKRAIQIAEKTKDSITLGPLIHNPKEISRLELKFGVKVEENTQEITNGQNVIIRTHGIPKGDLEYLKTKDIQITDATCPYVTKPQKIVESMSKEGYQIIIFGDKTHPEVKGVMSYSITQPLVISSLEELKEIKIKKKVALVSQTTKQADNLLQIASHLITHCYEARIFNTICNATFDNQESARELSKEVDIMVIVGGKSSSNTKQLLNIALQNCPDSYLVEDENDLQTQWFEGKNICGITAGASTPDWIIDKVKEKILSL
- a CDS encoding 30S ribosomal protein S1, which produces MKVVLENLEDFEEGEDFAKLLEESEKSYDSGTIKEGVIVSINDEYAMIDVGEKIEGRLNISEIKDAKDNFLFNQGDKILIHVSQGRGERPNISHKKAIRNQKIKEKIQELGQDYKDKVIEGKIIKKNKGGYVVESEGIEYFMPKFNSSLKDDAKNIDKKIKACIVNIRPEDDSIIISRKRFFELDDKNQSEGAKKLVQSNQIHNGIVKNITAFGMFIEIGGVEGLVHYTEISHRGPINPAKYYKEGDHVQVKAIAYDEAKKRLSLSIKAIGEDPWKEIQKELKTGYAIKVVVSNIEPYGAFVDIGNDIEGFLHISEISWNKDIKHPGDYLKIGQEIDVEVIEIDSQNRRLRVSLKKLLPKPFNDFVKNYQPGDLINGKVATLTDFGAFINFGGVDGLLHNEDAFWDKTKRCKDIYKIGQEIEVRIIKIDKQNERISLNTKSFTQSPTDEFGEKYDIDDIVEGEVIDIKDFGVFIKVDKMDALIKNEDLFPLKKEDIKIGDKIQGVVSLIDKNNNKVRVSVKRLERKKEKDNLKAFNSDDDKMTLGDLIKNRI
- the pheT gene encoding phenylalanine--tRNA ligase subunit beta, whose amino-acid sequence is MIVTSHLLSKFINISQIDIHQLCDNLNNIGLEVESCSQIHLPNQVVVGKIIEKYPHPNADKLNICQVDVGSQVLQIVCGAKNVAKDQYVPVALIGSVLPHGKNGDLHISQTKLRGVDSCGMICSSTELGLPKINDGIMILDESIGKLEPGKELKSYPIFNTFVIEISLTPNRGDCLCVLGIAREISCIFDLPISDYKEIDSGVALGVGRILQIFTEGKIQSSLLYKVIEIKQINTPLEIQLSLGLNNTLQKNPIEDIIEYSTYMTGVILNAYGIQNPEIISVNKNNIEVSLCIKKDENGFEAVFLDKKLSIIGVGNQIEQDFSISPKIFIIEASYIDPITISKRLHQYKIKENKALTYRSTRGSNPQLETGINCLCKMFSDFTKCLIYSGTQEVKQDYEDTIINTTFNAISNIVGKKIEKEEIAKILKSLNFTIKATCDDNFFTIIPPSYRHDIKTKQDAAEEFLRIYGIENIPPIPHSCYETSKQNPGYIQYKNQRNIANRALGMGFIETIHYLFYQKDRLINLGFPTLKDELDLKNPITSELNTLRTSLIPAMLDSIARNKNFGYKSMKIFEIGSIYDANRQEHSSIAFMVNGLKQTEIYPYPKGVIWDFYDFARSISSIIGAFELKSLDKNQMNQTIHPYQSGTIFIDNQQVGIISKLNPILAKEMDIYEGFFCEINLDALIQKHILAKEFSKYPSSQRDMTVIIDEKISFEEIRASILNAKIKNLKNIYPLDIYKDAALKCQIALSIRLVIQAMETTLKEEDLIQVFKETLEILQVQFNATLKE